In a single window of the Streptomyces sp. NBC_00285 genome:
- a CDS encoding NAD(P)-dependent oxidoreductase, with protein MNLTVLAASGRTGIALTRQALRRGHTVTAIARDPERIALADSPNLRKVAGDVNDAAGIAAVVDGDSVVLSALGTERAGVLLTGARAVVAAGPQRVIWLGAYGTGESAEVAGEGARALAEVLGDRLADKVEADNTVLAAGGTVFHAGMLADGPESPRRRTVGLEAAPPFDLGAEVSRETVAAAMLDEAEAPGFPGAVALPLAE; from the coding sequence ATGAACCTCACCGTCCTCGCGGCCTCCGGTCGGACCGGAATCGCCCTCACCCGACAGGCGCTGCGACGTGGTCACACCGTGACCGCCATCGCGCGTGATCCCGAGCGGATCGCCCTGGCCGACTCTCCGAACCTGCGCAAGGTGGCGGGCGACGTGAACGACGCGGCCGGCATCGCCGCCGTCGTGGACGGGGATTCCGTGGTCCTTTCGGCGCTCGGTACGGAGCGGGCCGGAGTTCTCCTGACCGGCGCCCGAGCCGTCGTCGCCGCCGGCCCACAGCGCGTCATCTGGCTCGGCGCCTACGGCACGGGCGAGTCGGCCGAAGTCGCGGGGGAGGGCGCGAGAGCACTCGCCGAGGTGCTGGGCGACCGGCTCGCGGACAAGGTCGAGGCCGACAACACCGTTCTCGCAGCCGGCGGCACCGTCTTCCACGCCGGGATGCTCGCTGACGGGCCAGAAAGCCCCCGTCGGCGCACGGTCGGCCTGGAGGCCGCGCCCCCCTTCGACCTCGGCGCCGAGGTCAGCCGGGAAACCGTCGCCGCGGCGATGCTCGACGAAGCCGAGGCTCCCGGATTTCCCGGTGCCGTGGCCCTGCCCCTGGCGGAGTAG
- a CDS encoding DUF3052 domain-containing protein has translation MSGIGSAGSGGYSGSGYSGTPLAKKLGIKAGHRVRLDGAPDGWDIPGLPDDCDLAAGGPGGADVALSFHREYARLAAEATGLVTDLADDAALWIAWPRRAAGHVSDITENALRDVFLPLGVVDVKVAALGEDWSGLKFVRRRENRRGENRRG, from the coding sequence ATGTCAGGAATCGGGTCGGCAGGCAGCGGTGGGTACTCCGGCAGCGGTTACTCCGGTACGCCCCTCGCCAAGAAGCTCGGGATCAAGGCAGGGCACCGGGTACGGCTCGACGGTGCGCCCGACGGGTGGGACATCCCCGGGCTGCCCGACGACTGCGACCTCGCCGCCGGGGGGCCGGGCGGCGCGGATGTCGCCCTCTCCTTCCATCGCGAGTACGCGCGGCTGGCGGCCGAGGCGACCGGGCTTGTCACTGACCTCGCGGACGATGCCGCGTTGTGGATCGCCTGGCCGCGCAGGGCCGCCGGGCACGTCAGCGACATCACCGAGAACGCGCTGCGGGACGTGTTCCTCCCGCTCGGCGTCGTCGACGTGAAGGTCGCGGCGTTGGGGGAGGACTGGTCGGGGCTGAAGTTCGTGCGGCGACGGGAGAACCGTCGAGGCGAAAACCGGCGGGGGTGA
- a CDS encoding glycosyltransferase family 2 protein: MRAPRIAVAVVTMGNRPDEVDALLRSVAKQDLAPARIVIVGNGCRLPEFAERLSLPGEVTTLDVDENLGCPGGRNVALARLRGFGDVDVVVELDDDGLLVDADVLRRVQELFAADDRLGIVGFRIADENGETQQRHVPRVGASDPLRGGYVTGFLGGGHGFRMAMLAEIGDWPAEFFFAHEETDLAWRAADRGWRILYAPELLLQHPKTSPARHAIYYRVNARNRVWLARRRLPLLLVPVHLGVWTALTLLRTRSVSGLRAWFGGFVEGVREPAGERRPMRWRTVWHLTRLGRPPVI, encoded by the coding sequence ATGCGCGCGCCGAGGATCGCCGTCGCCGTGGTGACCATGGGGAACCGGCCCGACGAGGTCGACGCGTTGCTGCGGTCCGTGGCCAAGCAGGACCTCGCCCCGGCCCGGATCGTGATCGTCGGCAACGGCTGCCGACTGCCGGAGTTCGCCGAGCGGCTGTCCCTGCCCGGCGAGGTCACCACCCTCGACGTCGACGAGAACCTCGGCTGCCCCGGTGGACGGAACGTGGCGCTCGCCCGGCTGCGGGGCTTCGGCGACGTCGACGTCGTAGTGGAACTCGACGACGACGGACTGCTCGTGGACGCCGATGTGCTGCGCCGCGTACAGGAGTTGTTCGCGGCCGACGACCGCCTCGGCATCGTCGGCTTCCGTATCGCCGACGAGAACGGCGAGACCCAGCAGCGGCACGTGCCCCGTGTCGGCGCCTCCGATCCGCTGCGCGGCGGGTACGTCACCGGGTTCCTGGGCGGCGGCCACGGCTTCCGCATGGCCATGCTCGCCGAAATCGGGGACTGGCCCGCCGAGTTCTTCTTCGCCCACGAGGAGACCGACCTGGCCTGGCGGGCAGCCGACCGCGGCTGGCGCATCCTGTACGCGCCCGAACTGCTGCTCCAGCACCCGAAGACCTCACCGGCCCGGCACGCCATCTACTACCGGGTCAACGCCCGCAACCGCGTCTGGCTGGCACGCCGCCGGCTGCCCCTGCTCCTGGTCCCCGTGCACCTCGGTGTGTGGACGGCGCTCACCCTGCTGCGGACCCGGTCGGTGAGCGGACTGCGCGCCTGGTTCGGCGGGTTCGTCGAGGGCGTACGGGAGCCGGCCGGTGAACGGCGGCCGATGCGCTGGCGAACGGTGTGGCACCTCACCCGGCTGGGACGCCCGCCGGTCATCTGA
- a CDS encoding GAF domain-containing protein — MDWLRRNWLKLFLFVISSALAAGVFMTSIWGGNADGRHETFLITIGSAMTVAIIVVASIETALNEREKEQARKEATRAASDLALAYQTVLNPLADSLGILASAYATASPALLPPASLTATQASESKAIIKTVLMAAAILTATPDSSSSLPRARSAYYRLTDRGDHKFTLDDWAGRAPKPRISIEEADGSHFLHDVLEKSFYFAGKATGLVSKIDQLSLRYRSVIAVPVKAGAREFGVLVVDAPKDTDLTDVHVQLMQSLAGLLGTALALALP; from the coding sequence ATGGACTGGCTGCGTAGGAATTGGTTGAAGCTCTTCCTATTTGTTATCTCCAGTGCCCTTGCTGCCGGAGTCTTTATGACTTCAATCTGGGGAGGTAATGCAGATGGCAGACATGAGACGTTTCTAATCACCATTGGTTCCGCAATGACTGTCGCTATCATCGTAGTGGCATCCATCGAAACTGCACTCAATGAGAGAGAAAAGGAGCAAGCGCGGAAGGAAGCGACCCGCGCTGCTAGCGACCTGGCGCTCGCCTACCAAACTGTACTGAATCCGTTGGCTGATTCACTCGGAATTTTGGCATCGGCGTACGCAACGGCTAGCCCTGCACTGTTGCCCCCTGCATCGCTAACAGCGACTCAGGCATCTGAGTCGAAGGCTATCATCAAGACCGTTCTCATGGCTGCCGCGATTCTAACGGCCACTCCTGATTCATCATCAAGCCTTCCGCGAGCACGCTCTGCCTATTACCGATTGACGGATCGAGGCGATCACAAGTTCACCCTCGATGATTGGGCTGGCAGAGCACCTAAGCCTCGAATTTCTATTGAAGAAGCTGACGGGAGCCACTTTTTGCACGATGTTCTTGAAAAGTCCTTTTATTTTGCAGGTAAGGCTACGGGGCTCGTAAGTAAGATCGATCAATTATCTTTGCGGTATCGATCAGTAATAGCGGTTCCCGTGAAGGCGGGAGCTAGAGAATTCGGTGTTCTTGTGGTTGATGCCCCCAAGGATACGGACCTAACCGACGTTCATGTCCAGTTGATGCAGTCTCTGGCCGGACTTCTTGGTACCGCACTAGCGCTGGCCCTGCCCTAG